A DNA window from Aureibacter tunicatorum contains the following coding sequences:
- a CDS encoding GNAT family N-acetyltransferase produces the protein MKIELREDDLLEDQAVLELYRANGWSAADKPDVLMQALANSHSLVTAWCGDKLAGLGNAISDGHMVVYFPHLLVHPDFQGKGIGKLIMKRMANIYDGFHMQMLTADSEAVAFYEKIGFEKAGDTVPMWIYDGKEH, from the coding sequence ATGAAAATTGAGTTGAGAGAAGATGATTTATTGGAAGATCAAGCCGTATTGGAGTTGTACAGAGCGAATGGTTGGAGTGCTGCCGACAAGCCTGATGTATTGATGCAAGCTTTGGCTAATTCGCATTCTTTGGTTACTGCTTGGTGCGGGGATAAATTAGCGGGCTTGGGAAATGCGATTTCCGATGGACATATGGTGGTGTATTTTCCGCACTTGTTGGTGCATCCTGATTTTCAAGGCAAGGGCATAGGCAAGTTGATCATGAAAAGGATGGCTAATATTTACGATGGCTTTCATATGCAAATGCTGACCGCTGATAGTGAAGCAGTGGCGTTTTACGAGAAGATTGGTTTTGAAAAAGCTGGTGATACTGTGCCGATGTGGATTTATGATGGGAAGGAACATTAA
- a CDS encoding alkaline phosphatase family protein, with protein sequence MNRVALINVVGLTQKILENEKLFLSKWAKSKAINTIVPVIPAVTCSAQSTYLTGLWPSQHGIVGNGWYNKEQSEVQFWKQSNALVQGEKIWETAKKINASFTCANTFWWYNMYSSVDYAITPRPQYRADGRKIPDCHSSPSELRDTLQEKLGVFPLFDFWGPNTSIKSSQWIAEASKIIENEFEPTLQLVYIPHLDYCMQKNEFDSPCVQNDIQDLDILLKELIQYFENRNVEPILISEYGIVPVDSPIHINRILRKKGFLSIRKEGQKEYLDAGASKAFAVSDHQIAHIYIKDSSLINSIKSELENIHGIMRVLDRKEQSKYRLDHSRSGDLVLLAEENHWFTYYFWENNQYAPDYAKTVDIHRKPGYDPIEMFFDQNQQFLKAKIGIKLLKKKIGMRTLMDFIPLDASLAKGSHGIAPTSDKDKPVLISNEKFQSLKAIDIKNIILKNIFDEKISTKCEVVETCDTLQV encoded by the coding sequence ATGAATAGAGTTGCGTTAATCAATGTAGTGGGGCTAACCCAAAAGATACTTGAAAATGAAAAATTGTTTTTATCAAAATGGGCAAAAAGCAAGGCCATAAACACTATAGTACCTGTCATTCCGGCTGTCACCTGCAGTGCTCAATCCACATACCTTACAGGATTATGGCCCTCCCAACATGGCATCGTTGGGAATGGCTGGTACAATAAAGAGCAATCGGAAGTTCAATTTTGGAAGCAATCCAATGCCTTAGTGCAAGGAGAAAAAATATGGGAAACCGCAAAAAAGATAAATGCTTCATTCACATGCGCGAATACTTTCTGGTGGTACAATATGTACTCTAGTGTTGACTATGCGATTACGCCCAGACCACAATACAGAGCCGATGGAAGAAAAATCCCTGATTGCCATTCTTCTCCTTCTGAGCTGAGAGATACTCTTCAAGAAAAGTTAGGCGTATTTCCTCTGTTTGACTTTTGGGGGCCAAACACCAGCATCAAATCTAGCCAATGGATCGCTGAGGCTTCAAAAATCATCGAGAATGAATTCGAACCCACACTGCAACTCGTCTATATTCCTCATCTAGATTATTGCATGCAAAAAAACGAATTTGACTCGCCTTGTGTTCAGAATGATATCCAAGATCTGGATATATTGCTCAAAGAACTTATTCAATATTTTGAGAATAGAAATGTAGAACCCATTCTTATATCAGAATATGGGATTGTTCCGGTCGACTCTCCAATCCACATTAACCGAATATTGAGAAAAAAAGGTTTTTTATCCATTCGCAAAGAAGGCCAAAAAGAGTATTTGGATGCCGGAGCAAGCAAAGCTTTTGCAGTTTCTGATCACCAAATCGCCCATATCTATATCAAAGATTCTTCTCTAATAAACTCCATTAAAAGTGAATTGGAAAATATCCATGGAATCATGAGAGTTCTCGATCGCAAAGAGCAAAGTAAATATCGCCTTGACCATTCGAGAAGCGGCGATCTCGTATTGTTAGCGGAAGAAAATCATTGGTTCACATATTACTTCTGGGAAAATAACCAATACGCTCCCGACTATGCCAAAACAGTGGATATACACAGAAAGCCCGGCTATGATCCAATAGAAATGTTTTTTGATCAAAATCAACAATTTCTTAAAGCTAAAATTGGTATTAAACTGCTTAAGAAAAAAATTGGAATGAGAACGCTAATGGATTTTATACCATTGGATGCGAGTTTAGCTAAAGGCTCTCACGGTATTGCTCCGACATCAGATAAAGACAAGCCTGTGCTTATCAGCAATGAAAAATTTCAAAGCTTGAAAGCCATAGACATTAAAAATATCATTCTAAAAAATATATTTGATGAAAAAATCTCTACTAAATGTGAAGTTGTAGAAACTTGCGATACACTTCAAGTTTAA
- the eboE gene encoding metabolite traffic protein EboE: MNINNRSHLTYCTNMHPGETWQETFEELKNNLPYVKQSVSPHQPFGIGLRLSHQASLDILAGDHLSKFKHWLYENDLYVFTINGFPYGKFHFETVKDKVHLPDWTTIERLEYTERLSSILAHMLPENMEGGISTSPISYVHWHNSVENRISVKKTAAKQFAQLVIYLHKLEKATGKCIHIDIEPEPDGMLENSTDFISFFNEFLLTFGLEVIAQELNIEKHIAEQHIRRYIRLCYDICHFSLAYESPTKVVQSMKDHQLKIGKIQISSALKFSNKSNENHSTVISQFKHYDEPIYLHQTVIKQENKITKYSDLGLALSQFDNDKIEEIKTHFHVPIFTEDYGLLSSTQEDIIDALKLWKKEPYADHLEVETYTWQVLPQSMQMSIQEGITKELKWVLNQLSE; this comes from the coding sequence ATGAATATCAACAATCGTTCACATCTAACGTATTGCACCAATATGCATCCGGGAGAAACATGGCAAGAAACGTTTGAAGAGTTAAAAAACAACTTGCCTTATGTGAAGCAATCTGTTTCTCCTCATCAACCATTCGGCATCGGTTTAAGGCTTTCTCACCAAGCTTCACTAGATATTCTAGCAGGTGATCACCTAAGCAAATTCAAGCATTGGTTGTATGAAAATGACTTATATGTGTTTACTATCAATGGTTTCCCTTACGGAAAATTTCATTTTGAAACTGTAAAAGACAAAGTTCATTTACCCGATTGGACAACAATTGAACGGCTTGAATACACCGAAAGACTGAGCTCTATCCTTGCGCATATGCTGCCAGAAAACATGGAAGGTGGAATTTCTACTTCGCCAATTTCATATGTCCATTGGCACAATAGTGTTGAGAATAGAATTTCTGTCAAAAAAACAGCCGCCAAGCAATTTGCCCAACTGGTCATCTATCTGCATAAATTAGAGAAAGCTACTGGCAAATGCATCCATATTGACATCGAACCCGAGCCCGACGGCATGCTGGAAAACTCCACAGACTTTATTTCATTCTTCAATGAATTCCTTTTGACGTTTGGCTTGGAAGTGATAGCACAAGAACTGAACATCGAAAAGCATATCGCAGAACAGCATATACGTAGGTACATAAGACTGTGCTATGATATCTGTCACTTTTCCCTTGCTTATGAATCGCCAACGAAAGTCGTTCAAAGCATGAAAGATCATCAACTGAAAATTGGCAAAATTCAAATCAGTTCGGCTTTAAAATTCAGTAATAAGTCGAATGAAAATCATTCAACAGTCATCAGCCAATTCAAGCACTACGACGAACCTATTTACCTTCATCAAACAGTTATTAAACAAGAAAACAAGATTACCAAATACAGCGACTTGGGACTTGCTTTATCACAATTTGACAACGACAAAATTGAAGAAATAAAAACGCATTTTCATGTCCCTATATTCACTGAGGATTATGGACTTCTTAGCTCAACTCAAGAAGATATTATCGATGCATTGAAGCTTTGGAAAAAAGAACCCTACGCTGATCATCTGGAAGTAGAAACCTACACATGGCAAGTACTGCCACAGTCCATGCAAATGTCCATTCAAGAAGGGATAACGAAAGAGTTAAAATGGGTACTTAATCAATTAAGCGAATGA
- a CDS encoding 3-dehydroquinate synthase codes for MNRSIHQEFNVSFEYKILFTKDIFSLENSLFANTLQIDDSNVNVLIVIDQGVYNAHQKIKSKIKEYLKFNFPDNNLCYSFYIVEGGEAAKNEMKYIDAILERINSENIDRHSYIIAIGGGAVLDMAGFAASIGHRGIRLIRVPTTVLSQNDSGVGVKTSINYFNKKNFVGTFQTPYAVINDSNFLSTLTDKDWRSGISEAIKVALIKDTVFFDWIEENAQNLKNRDSQAMEYLIYRCAQLHAEHISSYGDPFEQDSSRPLDFGHWSAHKLESMSNYQITHGEAVAYGIILDSCYSFIVNLISEKDFHRILDCFLKIGFESGIDNFIEKGFNELSFNKQIIKGLEEFREHLGGKLTIMLLEEIGKGIEVNEIDIDTLNKVAAYFSKIHQEQLP; via the coding sequence ATGAATAGATCAATACATCAAGAATTCAACGTATCATTCGAATATAAAATCTTATTTACCAAGGATATTTTCAGTCTGGAGAACTCCTTATTTGCCAACACTTTGCAAATAGATGATTCAAATGTCAATGTGCTCATTGTAATTGATCAAGGAGTATACAATGCGCACCAAAAGATCAAATCCAAAATCAAGGAATACCTCAAGTTCAATTTCCCAGACAATAATCTTTGTTATAGCTTTTATATCGTCGAAGGTGGCGAAGCCGCTAAAAATGAAATGAAATACATCGATGCGATATTGGAAAGAATCAATTCTGAAAACATTGATCGGCACTCATATATCATTGCTATCGGCGGCGGAGCTGTGCTAGACATGGCAGGATTCGCTGCATCCATAGGACACAGGGGAATCCGTTTAATCAGAGTGCCAACCACCGTCCTTTCCCAAAACGATTCAGGTGTCGGCGTTAAAACGTCAATCAATTATTTCAACAAAAAGAACTTTGTTGGGACATTTCAAACTCCATATGCGGTAATCAATGACTCAAACTTTCTAAGCACGCTTACTGACAAAGATTGGAGATCAGGCATCTCCGAAGCCATAAAGGTCGCCTTAATAAAAGACACTGTATTTTTTGATTGGATCGAAGAAAATGCCCAAAATCTTAAAAACAGGGATTCGCAAGCAATGGAGTATCTAATATATAGATGCGCTCAACTGCATGCTGAACATATATCAAGTTATGGAGATCCATTCGAACAAGACTCTTCAAGGCCCTTGGACTTTGGCCATTGGTCTGCCCACAAGCTTGAGTCAATGAGTAATTATCAAATCACACATGGCGAAGCAGTCGCTTATGGAATCATACTAGACAGCTGTTATTCCTTTATTGTTAATTTGATTTCAGAAAAAGACTTTCATAGAATTCTTGATTGTTTCCTGAAAATCGGGTTTGAATCCGGCATTGATAATTTTATCGAAAAAGGTTTTAATGAGCTATCATTCAACAAGCAAATCATCAAAGGCTTGGAAGAATTTCGCGAACATTTAGGCGGAAAACTCACAATCATGCTGCTTGAAGAAATCGGCAAAGGTATCGAAGTCAATGAAATTGATATTGATACGCTAAACAAAGTGGCTGCCTATTTTTCAAAAATCCATCAAGAACAACTTCCATGA
- the eboC gene encoding UbiA-like protein EboC (EboC, a homolog the polyprenyltransferase UbiA, belongs to system of proteins involved in the trafficking of precursor metabolites to an extracytoplasmic compartment so that the biosynthesis of certain natural products, such as scytonemin, can be completed.) — protein sequence MKKIGHFLTLARPANIVTAIADILAGVAIALSLSSQVTSLQIIDICLLIASTIGLYGGGIVFNDIFDLQTDKIERPERILPSGKLSLEEAMLFGSLLFSFAICFAFIASSTSGVIAICIMLLALSYDKLTKRHQVIGPLNMGLCRSFNLLLGISIIPSALNQFWFLGFIPLAYIAAITLVAQKENTGKNKNSILYAIFLDTAVMITLLIIVYYHSTTFWTSLPFIIFWFGINLIAKSNAYQKNNPEKIKKAVKIGVISIIPLNAIYVAGFMDWTYGFLLIGLLPISFLLAKKFAVT from the coding sequence ATGAAAAAAATCGGACACTTTTTAACATTAGCCAGACCTGCAAATATTGTAACAGCTATCGCTGATATATTAGCTGGTGTGGCTATTGCCTTAAGCCTTTCAAGTCAAGTCACCAGTCTGCAGATCATTGACATTTGCCTGCTGATTGCCAGCACTATCGGGCTATATGGAGGAGGCATAGTCTTCAATGATATCTTTGATTTGCAAACTGACAAAATCGAAAGACCCGAAAGAATACTTCCAAGCGGAAAGCTCTCGCTAGAAGAGGCCATGCTATTCGGAAGCTTGCTATTCTCTTTTGCAATATGCTTTGCGTTCATAGCCAGCAGCACTAGCGGAGTGATCGCTATTTGCATCATGCTTTTGGCTTTGTCTTACGACAAATTAACCAAAAGACATCAAGTCATAGGGCCATTGAACATGGGCTTGTGCCGATCCTTCAACCTTCTTCTAGGAATTAGCATTATCCCAAGCGCTTTGAATCAATTTTGGTTTCTGGGATTTATTCCCTTAGCCTATATCGCAGCGATTACTCTTGTAGCTCAAAAAGAGAATACGGGCAAAAATAAAAACTCCATTCTATACGCTATATTTCTGGATACGGCAGTAATGATAACGCTTTTGATTATAGTCTATTATCATTCAACAACATTCTGGACCTCGCTGCCTTTCATTATATTCTGGTTTGGAATCAACTTAATAGCGAAAAGCAATGCGTATCAAAAAAACAATCCTGAAAAGATCAAGAAAGCAGTAAAAATAGGAGTGATATCTATCATTCCTCTTAATGCGATCTATGTCGCCGGCTTTATGGACTGGACTTATGGATTCCTATTAATCGGGTTGCTTCCAATATCTTTTCTCCTCGCTAAAAAATTCGCGGTTACCTAG
- a CDS encoding TatD family hydrolase, which yields MHFIDPHIHMVSRTTDDYERMRAAGIVAVIEPAFWLGQARTSAGSFFDYFSSLVNWERFRASQFGIKHYCTIGLNSKEANNETLAEEVMEMLPQFAVKDGVVAIGEIGYDDQTAAEDKYFRQQIELAKELNLPVMVHTPHRDKKSGTLKSMSVLEEHGIEPHMAIIDHNNEETVKDVLDRGYWCAFTIYPNTKMGNERMVEVVKQYGSERIIVDSSADWGVSDPLSVPKTASLMLERGIDKKDVQLTCYQNALDAYSQSGQFNETDWMMDIQIDKQEFLDGNTVLRGQEFTKQTFSNIIEN from the coding sequence ATGCATTTTATTGATCCGCACATTCATATGGTCTCTCGCACTACCGATGATTATGAAAGAATGAGAGCCGCAGGCATAGTTGCTGTTATAGAACCTGCATTTTGGCTGGGACAGGCCAGAACTTCAGCGGGATCATTTTTCGATTACTTTAGCTCATTAGTCAATTGGGAACGATTTCGAGCTTCGCAATTTGGCATCAAGCATTACTGCACGATAGGCCTTAACTCCAAAGAAGCCAACAACGAGACATTAGCCGAAGAAGTCATGGAGATGCTTCCGCAGTTCGCAGTAAAAGACGGCGTGGTAGCCATTGGAGAAATTGGCTATGACGACCAAACTGCCGCCGAAGACAAATATTTTCGTCAGCAAATCGAACTAGCAAAAGAACTCAATCTCCCTGTCATGGTCCACACACCGCATCGCGACAAAAAAAGCGGGACATTGAAAAGCATGTCGGTATTGGAAGAACATGGCATTGAGCCTCATATGGCAATCATCGACCACAACAATGAAGAAACAGTGAAAGATGTGCTTGACAGAGGTTATTGGTGCGCTTTCACAATTTACCCTAACACTAAAATGGGCAATGAAAGAATGGTCGAAGTTGTCAAGCAATATGGCTCCGAAAGAATTATTGTTGACAGTTCGGCGGACTGGGGTGTAAGCGATCCTCTTTCAGTTCCTAAGACGGCTTCGCTCATGCTTGAAAGAGGTATTGACAAGAAAGACGTCCAACTAACCTGTTACCAAAACGCTTTGGATGCATATAGCCAAAGTGGCCAATTCAATGAAACAGATTGGATGATGGATATACAAATCGACAAGCAAGAGTTCTTGGATGGAAATACTGTATTGAGGGGACAAGAATTCACGAAGCAGACTTTTTCCAATATCATTGAAAATTAA
- a CDS encoding EboA domain-containing protein — protein sequence MNRLKQELEPDNFNWLEKTCQEVSDTGLNSKSKFSFSLISRRINQKDISFENKEKEFTESIHPYFNQLNWNNQNISRLAFLLSLNENSLKDELKSLCDYASVKEQASIYQSMHFIDTEGKCAPVFQEGIRTNVIETFDALALANPYPSLYLNESAWNQMILKSIFMNRPLNKIHGLEDRNNLKLAHSLRDYALERKSAGRNVPDTLWSLIEPFKEQIEGIDEIISIQK from the coding sequence ATGAATAGGCTCAAGCAAGAACTTGAGCCTGACAACTTTAATTGGCTAGAAAAGACTTGCCAAGAAGTTTCCGACACAGGACTAAATAGCAAATCCAAATTCTCCTTTAGTTTGATCTCTAGAAGAATTAACCAAAAAGATATCTCCTTTGAAAATAAAGAAAAAGAATTTACAGAAAGCATACATCCTTACTTCAATCAACTTAATTGGAATAATCAAAATATCTCAAGATTGGCCTTTCTGCTTTCATTAAATGAAAACAGCCTCAAAGACGAACTAAAAAGCCTCTGTGATTATGCCAGCGTAAAAGAACAAGCAAGCATATATCAATCCATGCATTTTATAGATACGGAAGGAAAATGCGCGCCTGTTTTTCAAGAAGGCATAAGAACCAATGTCATTGAAACTTTCGATGCTCTGGCTTTAGCAAATCCTTACCCTTCATTGTACCTAAATGAATCAGCTTGGAATCAGATGATACTCAAGTCCATATTCATGAACAGGCCATTGAACAAAATTCACGGCCTTGAGGATAGAAACAACCTTAAACTTGCACACTCATTAAGAGATTATGCGTTGGAAAGAAAATCCGCTGGAAGAAATGTCCCTGACACTCTTTGGAGCCTTATAGAGCCTTTTAAAGAGCAAATCGAAGGTATAGACGAAATAATTTCAATACAAAAATAA